Proteins found in one Pontibacter sp. SGAir0037 genomic segment:
- a CDS encoding sugar porter family MFS transporter, with translation MAQPVEQPVKSKTLVVRSAVIAALGGLLFGFDTAVISGAERSIQELFQLDGFWHGFTVAIALIGTVVGSLTGGKPADKYGRNSVLMAIAVLYLVSALGSALTSSWIGFLIFRFIGGLGVGASSVIGPMYIAEISPAALRGRLVGLFQFNIVLGILLAFLSNYMVASMVTTDAWRWMLGIESAPALLFLVLIFLLPSSPRWLVLKNRREEAADTLARLGVADVGAQLKVIEESVYSEQHLQTERLFVKRLRVPVMLAILIAFFNQFSGINAIMYYAPRIFEIAGLDHASALFQSVAIGVTNLVFTMLAMSIIDKVGRKTLLLIGSAGTVVSLGLVSTAFFGDEPAGGAVVLVGLLGFIAFFAASQGAVIWVYISEIFPNRTRAKGQTLGSSTHWILAAIISWLFPVVVGGDRMATSYAFAFFTLMMLLQGWVVWRYFPETKGKSLEQIQEEFGL, from the coding sequence ATGGCACAACCCGTTGAACAACCCGTTAAAAGTAAAACATTAGTAGTCCGAAGTGCCGTTATTGCTGCATTGGGAGGGCTGTTATTTGGCTTTGATACAGCGGTTATTTCCGGTGCTGAACGTTCCATCCAGGAGCTGTTTCAGTTGGATGGTTTCTGGCATGGTTTTACAGTAGCCATTGCCCTGATTGGTACGGTGGTTGGTTCGTTAACAGGAGGCAAACCGGCCGATAAGTATGGGCGAAACTCGGTGCTGATGGCCATTGCAGTACTTTACCTGGTGTCTGCTTTAGGAAGTGCTCTTACAAGTTCGTGGATTGGTTTCCTGATATTCCGTTTTATAGGGGGCTTAGGTGTGGGCGCATCATCCGTGATCGGGCCGATGTATATAGCTGAGATTTCTCCTGCTGCCTTAAGAGGTAGGTTAGTAGGTTTGTTTCAGTTTAATATTGTGCTGGGCATTTTGCTGGCTTTTTTATCTAATTACATGGTGGCCTCTATGGTAACCACAGATGCCTGGCGCTGGATGCTGGGTATAGAAAGTGCACCGGCACTGCTGTTTCTTGTACTCATTTTTCTTTTGCCTTCGTCGCCGCGCTGGCTTGTATTAAAGAACAGACGTGAAGAAGCAGCCGATACACTGGCCAGGTTAGGAGTGGCAGATGTTGGAGCCCAGTTAAAAGTAATTGAAGAATCAGTATACTCAGAACAGCATTTGCAGACAGAGCGGCTGTTTGTAAAGCGCCTGCGCGTGCCGGTGATGCTGGCCATACTTATTGCTTTCTTCAACCAGTTTTCAGGTATAAATGCCATTATGTACTACGCGCCGCGCATTTTCGAAATTGCGGGGTTAGACCATGCTTCTGCGCTGTTTCAATCGGTGGCAATAGGGGTAACCAACCTGGTTTTTACCATGCTGGCTATGAGTATTATAGACAAGGTTGGAAGAAAAACCTTGCTGCTGATTGGCTCTGCGGGCACTGTGGTTAGCTTAGGCCTGGTATCTACTGCCTTTTTTGGCGATGAGCCAGCCGGGGGAGCTGTTGTGCTGGTTGGGTTACTTGGTTTTATAGCCTTCTTTGCTGCTTCGCAGGGGGCGGTTATCTGGGTGTATATCTCAGAGATATTCCCGAATCGCACGCGGGCTAAAGGCCAGACCCTGGGCAGTTCAACCCACTGGATACTGGCAGCTATAATCTCATGGCTCTTCCCGGTGGTAGTAGGCGGAGATCGTATGGCAACCAGTTACGCCTTTGCCTTTTTTACCCTGATGATGTTACTGCAGGGGTGGGTTGTGTGGCGGTATTTTCCTGAAACCAAGGGAAAAAGCCTGGAGCAGATACAGGAAGAGTTTGGCCTGTAG
- the treZ gene encoding malto-oligosyltrehalose trehalohydrolase has product MNAGASYSENGHCTFSVWAPHRESMLLHLVYPQDQKHEMQKDKWGYFSIELEGISPGDRYFFMPDGEHDYPDPASHYQPEGVHGPSQVVDHRSYTWLDTNWRGIPFKDLILYELHIGTFTPEGTFEAAIPYLDDLVQSGINAVEVMPVSEFPGGRNWGYDGVFPYAAQSTYGGPTGFKHFVDACHARGIAVFLDVVYNHLGPEGNYFSQYGPYFTDAYCTPWGDAINYDGAWCDPVREYFSNNPIHWFKNYHIDGLRLDAIHTIYDTGAVSFWELTYNKIKQLEQKLGKSFYMIAESDLNSPRVIKSPEMGGFGFDAQWLDDFHHALYVKLDKEGQHLYEDFGQMEQVGKAYKEGFVHSGDYVRFRKRKHGASSAGVSGNKFIVFNQNHDQVGNRVRGERLTVLVSFERLKLAAAAILLSPYIPMLFMGEEYAEDKPFFYFVSHSDKKLIKAVQQGRQKEFEGFNWEVAPPDPQAEDTFQQSKLDWQKRKEGKHRTMLLWHQQLIKLRRSNPVLQNFNKNGLNVIPLDQKGYVLQRKSFDGQVSLLCIFNLSEDKIPYTFPTWSDNWEKILDSNSAEWLEHSDQKLPTAPGTAPAGKKINLPALSVSVYQGSSS; this is encoded by the coding sequence ATGAATGCAGGGGCTAGTTACTCAGAAAATGGCCACTGTACTTTTAGCGTATGGGCACCCCATAGAGAATCGATGCTACTGCACCTGGTGTACCCCCAGGATCAGAAGCACGAAATGCAGAAAGACAAATGGGGATATTTTAGTATAGAATTAGAAGGTATTAGCCCCGGAGACAGGTACTTTTTTATGCCTGATGGTGAGCATGATTACCCCGACCCGGCTTCTCATTACCAGCCGGAAGGGGTACATGGGCCATCGCAGGTAGTTGATCACCGGTCTTATACATGGCTTGACACGAATTGGCGTGGCATCCCATTTAAAGACCTGATTCTATATGAGCTACACATTGGCACCTTTACCCCCGAAGGCACCTTCGAAGCGGCCATTCCTTACCTCGACGACCTGGTTCAGTCAGGTATAAATGCAGTTGAGGTAATGCCGGTTTCCGAATTTCCAGGAGGACGTAACTGGGGCTACGACGGCGTTTTTCCGTATGCTGCACAAAGTACTTACGGAGGACCGACGGGCTTTAAACATTTTGTGGATGCCTGCCATGCCAGAGGCATAGCAGTTTTCCTGGACGTGGTGTACAACCACCTGGGGCCGGAGGGTAATTATTTCTCTCAGTATGGGCCCTACTTTACCGATGCCTACTGCACTCCCTGGGGAGATGCCATTAACTATGATGGGGCATGGTGCGATCCGGTGCGGGAGTACTTTTCGAATAACCCTATCCACTGGTTCAAAAACTATCATATAGACGGACTTCGCCTCGATGCGATACACACAATCTACGACACAGGTGCTGTTAGCTTCTGGGAGCTTACCTATAACAAAATCAAGCAACTGGAGCAAAAGCTGGGCAAGTCGTTTTACATGATCGCAGAAAGCGACCTTAACAGTCCCCGTGTTATAAAATCGCCTGAAATGGGCGGCTTTGGATTTGATGCACAATGGCTCGACGATTTCCACCATGCGCTTTATGTAAAGCTGGATAAAGAAGGCCAGCATTTGTATGAGGATTTCGGGCAGATGGAACAGGTAGGAAAGGCTTACAAAGAAGGCTTCGTACACAGCGGCGACTACGTCAGATTCAGGAAGCGTAAGCATGGGGCTTCATCTGCAGGCGTATCCGGGAATAAGTTTATTGTGTTTAACCAGAACCACGATCAGGTAGGAAACAGGGTGAGAGGAGAACGCTTAACTGTTCTTGTTTCGTTTGAGCGCCTTAAACTTGCAGCCGCCGCTATTCTGCTCTCCCCTTACATCCCGATGCTGTTTATGGGAGAAGAATATGCTGAAGACAAGCCTTTCTTTTATTTTGTAAGTCACTCCGACAAAAAACTGATAAAAGCGGTGCAGCAAGGACGACAAAAGGAGTTTGAAGGATTTAACTGGGAAGTTGCGCCGCCTGATCCTCAGGCTGAGGATACTTTCCAACAATCGAAGCTGGACTGGCAAAAGCGCAAAGAAGGAAAGCACCGCACCATGCTGCTCTGGCATCAGCAGTTAATTAAGCTACGCCGCTCAAATCCTGTTTTACAAAACTTCAACAAAAATGGCTTAAACGTAATTCCGCTGGATCAGAAAGGGTATGTGCTGCAGCGCAAGAGCTTTGATGGCCAAGTTAGCCTGCTCTGCATCTTTAACCTGTCAGAAGATAAAATACCTTATACCTTTCCGACCTGGTCGGATAACTGGGAAAAGATACTCGACTCGAACAGCGCCGAATGGCTGGAACACAGCGACCAGAAATTGCCCACGGCACCAGGCACAGCACCAGCAGGGAAAAAAATAAACTTGCCTGCGCTGTCAGTTTCTGTGTACCAGGGCAGCTCAAGCTAA
- a CDS encoding alpha/beta fold hydrolase — protein sequence MKKIFLFLFLTVSLHSALAQQAKQQPLGINLENYEYPYPVHFIQLAEQGQQLQMAYMDVRPAKPNGKAVLLLHGKNFNGAYWQQTAEALAQKGYRVVIPDQVGFGKSSKPEHLQYTFQLLAKNTKAVIDTLQIKKITVLGHSMGGMLATRFALMYPESTEKFVLVNPIGLEDWKLKVPYQTVDQWYKNELNQNYEKIKQYQQENYYGGQWKPAYDKWVVPLAGWTLNKDYPRIAWNSALTYDMIFTQPVVYEFAAIQAPALLIIGQRDKTALGKNLVSEEVRKTMGNYPQLGKDTARKIKNSSLVELNNVGHLPHIEAFDRFITPLIQFLDK from the coding sequence ATGAAGAAAATTTTCTTATTCCTTTTCCTGACAGTTTCTTTACATAGTGCGCTGGCACAACAGGCAAAGCAGCAGCCTCTTGGTATTAACTTAGAAAATTACGAATACCCTTACCCGGTACACTTTATACAACTGGCAGAACAGGGGCAACAGCTGCAGATGGCTTATATGGATGTAAGACCAGCCAAGCCCAATGGAAAGGCGGTGTTGCTGCTTCACGGCAAAAACTTTAATGGCGCCTATTGGCAGCAAACGGCAGAAGCACTGGCTCAGAAAGGGTATAGAGTAGTTATACCGGATCAGGTTGGCTTTGGGAAGTCGTCTAAACCGGAGCACCTGCAGTATACGTTCCAGTTGCTGGCCAAAAATACAAAGGCAGTAATAGATACCCTTCAGATTAAGAAGATTACTGTTTTAGGACACTCGATGGGTGGCATGCTGGCAACAAGGTTTGCACTTATGTACCCTGAATCAACAGAAAAATTTGTTCTGGTAAACCCGATTGGCCTGGAAGACTGGAAGCTGAAAGTACCTTACCAGACGGTAGACCAGTGGTATAAAAACGAACTGAACCAGAATTATGAAAAGATAAAGCAATACCAGCAGGAGAACTATTACGGCGGGCAATGGAAGCCTGCTTATGATAAATGGGTTGTACCTTTGGCTGGATGGACATTAAACAAAGATTATCCTCGCATTGCCTGGAATTCGGCTTTGACCTACGACATGATTTTTACACAGCCTGTCGTTTACGAGTTTGCTGCCATTCAAGCGCCTGCTTTGCTTATAATTGGTCAGCGCGATAAAACAGCCTTGGGTAAAAACCTGGTTTCTGAGGAAGTAAGAAAAACAATGGGCAATTACCCGCAGCTCGGAAAAGATACCGCCCGAAAAATAAAGAATTCCTCTCTGGTAGAACTCAATAATGTGGGACATCTACCGCATATCGAAGCTTTTGACAGGTTTATAACACCTTTAATTCAGTTTCTGGATAAATAG
- a CDS encoding AI-2E family transporter, with translation MNQQYTFTQRVVITTVIVTLFIGGILLLIYAINFFFLVFAGILFAVMLRAITNWLHDKTSMKKGLALALANLIFFGTIALAIWLIAPTVQEQVQDLRETIPESISSLEEQLRQTEWGEQALDELTENGGGLVPDTQELASRAGSFFTSTINIITNLLIVIVVGIFFAGNPSSYQKGIVSLFPPRQRPRLNDVLEKSYDTLKWWLFGKLVTMVFVGILTGLGLMLLGIPLALALAVIVFFLDFIPTVGPIIAAVPAVLIALLDGPMMALYVAILYLLVQSLESYLLAPMIFQRTVNISPVVTLLSLVLFGILVGPLGVILAAPLVAVIQVFIRELYIKDYLEGGAREKKTEPATTNQ, from the coding sequence ATGAATCAGCAATATACATTTACACAGAGAGTAGTTATCACCACCGTTATTGTTACTTTATTTATTGGCGGAATTCTTTTGCTGATTTATGCTATTAACTTCTTTTTCTTAGTGTTTGCCGGTATTCTGTTTGCTGTGATGCTGCGCGCCATTACTAACTGGCTACACGACAAAACCAGCATGAAAAAGGGATTGGCGCTGGCCTTGGCTAACCTGATCTTCTTTGGCACTATAGCCCTGGCAATCTGGCTCATTGCTCCAACCGTACAGGAACAGGTGCAGGACCTGCGTGAAACAATTCCGGAATCTATCAGCAGCCTGGAAGAGCAACTCAGACAGACAGAGTGGGGCGAGCAGGCACTGGATGAACTCACAGAAAACGGCGGGGGCCTGGTGCCGGATACCCAGGAGCTTGCAAGCCGCGCAGGCAGCTTCTTTACCTCTACCATAAACATCATCACCAACCTGCTTATTGTTATAGTAGTGGGCATTTTCTTTGCCGGCAATCCCTCCTCCTACCAGAAAGGCATTGTCAGTCTATTTCCCCCACGGCAGCGACCACGCTTAAACGATGTGCTGGAAAAAAGTTATGATACCCTGAAATGGTGGCTGTTCGGCAAACTGGTTACCATGGTATTTGTAGGTATATTAACCGGTTTGGGGCTGATGCTACTGGGCATACCGCTGGCACTGGCGCTGGCAGTAATTGTTTTCTTCCTGGATTTTATTCCGACTGTCGGTCCTATTATTGCTGCGGTACCCGCCGTGCTGATAGCTTTACTCGATGGCCCGATGATGGCGCTTTATGTGGCAATTCTGTACCTGCTTGTGCAGTCGCTTGAGAGTTATTTACTGGCACCCATGATTTTCCAGCGAACCGTAAATATTTCGCCTGTAGTTACCTTGCTGTCGCTGGTACTGTTTGGCATATTGGTTGGGCCTTTGGGTGTCATACTGGCTGCTCCACTGGTTGCTGTCATACAGGTTTTTATCCGGGAGCTATACATTAAGGATTACCTGGAAGGTGGTGCCCGGGAAAAGAAAACAGAACCTGCAACAACTAATCAGTAG
- a CDS encoding alpha-amylase family glycosyl hydrolase: MKDNNQYLWWQTGVIYQIYPRSFQDSNNDGIGDLKGIISRLDYLKWLGIEAIWISPIFSSPMADFGYDISDYKGIHPLFGSMEDFEKLEQEVHSRGMKLILDLVPNHTSNEHPWFLESRSSRDNPKRDWYIWKDALPDGSEPNNWLSVFGGSGWEWDEKTEQYYYHAFLKEQPDLNWRNPEVQEAMLDVMRFWLDKGVDGFRIDVMWHMIKDDQLRDNPKNPDYEPYMATYEKLLPVYSTDQPEVHDIVKMMRKVTDAYKDRLIIGEIYLPIHKLITYYGSEEKEAHLPFNFQLLNAEWKAEQIASIIDQYEGALPADGWPNWVLGNHDQPRITSRVGSTQARVAAMLLLTLRGTPTIYYGEEIGMHDVPIPLEEVQDPQGLNMPDLNLSRDPARTPMQWDDSENAGFSSARPWLRLADNFRRENVKVQQNNNYSMLTFYKRLIQLRKQEPALHQGDYIPVGSDRQMLAYIRVYEQQRFLIVLNLSHRPCYFKPKQETFKGTILLSCYPEREGEIISSTITLSGDEGLIIKLDEA, from the coding sequence ATGAAAGATAACAACCAGTACCTCTGGTGGCAAACAGGTGTCATTTATCAGATTTACCCGCGCTCTTTTCAGGATAGCAACAACGATGGTATCGGCGATTTAAAAGGTATTATCAGCAGGCTGGATTACCTCAAGTGGCTAGGCATCGAAGCCATCTGGATATCTCCTATCTTCTCTTCTCCTATGGCAGATTTCGGGTACGACATATCAGACTACAAAGGCATACATCCGCTTTTCGGAAGCATGGAAGATTTCGAAAAGCTGGAGCAGGAAGTGCACAGCCGCGGCATGAAGCTTATACTCGACCTGGTGCCGAACCATACTTCCAACGAGCACCCCTGGTTCCTGGAGTCCCGCTCTTCCCGTGATAACCCGAAGCGCGACTGGTATATCTGGAAAGATGCTTTGCCCGACGGATCTGAGCCGAACAATTGGTTAAGTGTTTTTGGCGGAAGCGGCTGGGAATGGGACGAAAAAACAGAACAGTATTATTACCATGCTTTTCTGAAAGAGCAGCCCGACCTGAACTGGCGCAACCCGGAAGTGCAGGAGGCGATGCTGGATGTAATGCGCTTCTGGCTCGACAAAGGGGTGGATGGCTTCAGGATTGACGTTATGTGGCACATGATCAAAGACGATCAGTTACGCGATAACCCTAAGAACCCGGACTACGAACCGTATATGGCAACTTACGAAAAGCTGTTGCCTGTTTACTCTACCGATCAGCCCGAGGTGCACGATATTGTAAAAATGATGCGCAAAGTGACCGATGCGTACAAAGACCGGTTGATTATAGGTGAAATATATTTACCTATTCACAAGCTGATTACCTATTATGGGTCCGAAGAAAAGGAAGCACACCTGCCCTTTAACTTTCAGTTGTTGAATGCAGAGTGGAAAGCCGAACAAATAGCTTCGATCATTGATCAGTATGAAGGTGCTTTGCCCGCAGACGGATGGCCAAACTGGGTGCTGGGCAACCACGACCAGCCGCGCATTACAAGCCGGGTAGGCAGCACGCAGGCCCGAGTAGCCGCCATGTTGCTCTTAACATTGCGCGGCACCCCTACTATTTATTATGGAGAAGAAATAGGTATGCACGATGTACCTATTCCGCTCGAAGAAGTACAGGACCCGCAGGGCCTCAACATGCCAGACCTGAACCTAAGCCGCGACCCGGCCCGCACGCCTATGCAGTGGGACGACAGTGAAAATGCCGGCTTCTCCAGTGCAAGGCCCTGGCTAAGGCTAGCCGATAATTTCCGGCGTGAAAATGTAAAAGTGCAGCAGAACAACAATTACTCTATGCTTACTTTTTACAAAAGGCTCATACAGCTCCGCAAGCAGGAGCCAGCGCTCCACCAGGGAGACTATATACCTGTCGGTTCAGACAGGCAAATGCTGGCGTACATCAGAGTATATGAGCAGCAAAGATTCCTTATTGTACTCAACCTGTCGCACCGGCCTTGCTATTTCAAGCCAAAGCAGGAAACGTTTAAAGGCACCATTCTTCTATCGTGTTATCCGGAGCGCGAAGGCGAAATTATTAGCAGCACCATTACCCTGAGCGGAGACGAAGGCCTGATTATTAAGTTGGATGAAGCTTAG
- a CDS encoding T9SS type A sorting domain-containing protein, with amino-acid sequence MIRNLFTLVTFLLTFTGRATSKYVSLFCLFLGLYLISFHATAQCPVCPTDATVITTATSNKNINWNNTSKVCIDFGASSYSGNIHGDFTSSKELYIISGTFDKSLGNNPAGKVFNCGSIVFDNFRTASGFYFENYGTVSFRNDFTMNTNSTVINKRNANASINKITTNGTNVRFENQGTANFTGEVNFYAGSQILNSGHITFNTLNSYGNAVSFENRGTAILGLSVRSGSVLNFDNYKTLTLNNSSGIEGNLNLNNYASAVTTVNGDFNVNNSGVATITNDGDFTFNNGVNLRNNSTITNRKSLAFKSSVNFNDRTTIHNGEDAEISFGSNFVLANSSNVENLGKLEVKGDFTTHQSTKITNQGSIVTSTGNVTLDGTLINKGLFDAKGKVQLNSNNKLLNYCTFVAGQDVINNSGSTITNVGLFTVDNGQFRNQGAVINGDIIEGVEYPGADGRIQGKDFWNDGTVSGHNGNFMFTGYTVNQGRFAMGADDKITFYDVSRTGVIFDQNNNTASTGTTKINNSSTLTYLPIDHVCVTCNDNAAVKYINPNYTPLPIELISFKATTTNAGVTLQWKTATEIKNDRFEIERSKDGFAFEKIGTVKGAGTSNTEQNYQFTDAKAFWNSDIQYYRLKQIDENGSFEYSTIVFAQHATTAFKVVAMPNPFQGQITISLGVPESTKAFVTITAINGKSLLQEQHTTDASGALTLADLDALSPGFYVLQVQYGNQVFNQKLVKQ; translated from the coding sequence ATGATTCGAAATTTATTCACCCTGGTAACTTTTCTGCTGACATTCACTGGTAGAGCAACCTCCAAATATGTATCTCTCTTCTGCCTGTTTCTTGGGTTATACCTTATTTCCTTTCATGCTACTGCTCAGTGCCCTGTTTGCCCTACAGATGCAACAGTTATCACAACTGCCACTTCTAATAAGAACATAAACTGGAACAACACTTCCAAAGTCTGCATCGACTTTGGCGCCAGCTCATACAGTGGCAATATACACGGCGATTTTACTTCATCAAAAGAGCTGTATATTATATCAGGCACCTTCGATAAGAGCTTAGGCAACAATCCAGCCGGCAAAGTTTTTAACTGCGGCTCAATTGTATTCGACAACTTCAGAACTGCTTCCGGATTTTATTTTGAGAACTATGGCACCGTGAGTTTCAGAAATGATTTTACTATGAACACGAATTCTACTGTTATAAACAAAAGAAACGCGAATGCCAGTATCAATAAAATTACCACAAACGGCACCAACGTTCGATTCGAAAACCAGGGTACTGCCAACTTCACCGGAGAGGTTAACTTTTATGCGGGATCCCAGATCCTGAATTCAGGCCACATTACATTTAACACGTTAAACTCTTATGGCAACGCTGTAAGCTTCGAAAACAGAGGTACTGCCATTCTAGGCTTATCCGTAAGGTCAGGAAGCGTTTTGAATTTCGACAACTATAAAACACTTACCCTTAACAACTCATCTGGAATTGAAGGAAATTTAAACCTGAACAACTACGCGAGCGCTGTAACAACTGTAAACGGCGATTTTAATGTAAATAACAGCGGCGTAGCAACTATCACCAACGATGGCGATTTCACTTTCAACAATGGCGTAAATCTCAGGAACAACTCCACCATTACAAACAGAAAATCACTGGCTTTTAAGTCGAGTGTTAACTTTAACGACCGCACAACCATCCACAACGGCGAAGACGCTGAGATCTCTTTCGGAAGCAACTTTGTATTAGCGAACAGTTCCAATGTTGAGAATCTGGGCAAGCTGGAAGTTAAAGGAGATTTCACAACGCATCAATCAACCAAGATAACGAACCAGGGCTCTATAGTAACCAGCACAGGCAATGTAACGCTTGATGGTACTTTAATAAACAAGGGCTTGTTCGATGCGAAAGGCAAAGTACAGCTTAACTCAAACAACAAATTACTGAATTACTGCACGTTTGTAGCCGGACAGGACGTTATTAATAACAGTGGCAGCACCATAACCAATGTAGGGTTGTTTACGGTGGATAACGGGCAGTTCCGCAACCAGGGAGCTGTAATAAACGGCGATATAATTGAAGGTGTGGAATATCCTGGTGCTGACGGAAGAATACAGGGTAAAGACTTCTGGAACGATGGTACCGTAAGCGGGCACAACGGCAACTTTATGTTTACAGGTTATACAGTAAACCAGGGTAGATTTGCCATGGGCGCTGACGATAAAATAACGTTTTATGATGTAAGCCGCACCGGTGTTATATTTGACCAGAACAACAATACAGCATCTACTGGCACTACAAAGATTAATAATTCCAGTACATTAACTTACTTACCAATCGACCACGTTTGCGTTACCTGTAACGATAATGCTGCTGTAAAATACATCAACCCCAATTACACGCCGCTGCCCATAGAGCTCATCAGCTTTAAAGCCACTACTACCAATGCTGGTGTTACACTTCAGTGGAAAACAGCTACAGAAATCAAAAACGACCGTTTTGAAATAGAGCGCAGCAAAGATGGCTTTGCTTTTGAAAAAATTGGAACCGTGAAAGGAGCCGGTACATCGAACACAGAACAAAATTATCAGTTTACAGATGCCAAAGCTTTCTGGAACAGCGACATACAATATTACCGTCTAAAGCAAATCGACGAAAATGGCAGTTTTGAATATTCAACTATCGTTTTTGCACAACATGCCACAACTGCTTTTAAAGTTGTGGCCATGCCTAACCCTTTCCAGGGCCAAATAACAATTTCGCTTGGTGTTCCGGAAAGCACCAAGGCATTTGTTACAATAACGGCTATTAACGGAAAATCACTTTTACAGGAGCAGCACACCACAGATGCTTCCGGAGCGCTTACACTGGCTGACCTTGATGCCCTTTCTCCAGGTTTTTACGTGCTGCAGGTTCAATACGGCAACCAGGTTTTCAACCAGAAGCTGGTGAAGCAGTAA